The Kocuria flava nucleotide sequence TTGATGCCGTCCGTCTGGGCCGGGTCCAGGCACAGCTTGCCGGTCATGCCCATGGAGTGGGTGACCTCGCACGCCGCGGCGAGCTCCTCCCCCGCGGCGCCCACGCTGGGGCCGTCGATCGGCCCGGGCAGCTCGCCGACGCGGGAGGCGACCACGAGCGTGGAGCGCGCGAAGGCCAGCGCCATCGGGTCCGCGCTCGTGCCGGTGTCGCGGCGGAAGTCGCCGACCCCGAAGGCCAGGCGGAAGACGCCCGGGGCGCGGGCGATGTCGTTGGCGTTGACCAGGCCCACGGCGGACTCGATGAGCGCGACCACGGGGGTGCCGGCGGCGGCCATCATCGCGGTCTTCGTGATGTGGTCGGGGTGCTCGGTCTTGGCGAGCACGATCCCGCGCAGGTGCTCGACGCGGCTGAGCGCAGCGAGGTCCTCCTCCCAGTACGGGGTGGAGATGTCGTTGATCCGCACCCACGCGCTGGCCCCGGCGTTGAGGGCCTCGACCACGTCGTGCCGCGCCTGCTCCTTGCCCTCGGCGGGCACGGCGTCCTCGAGGTCGAAGATCACCGAGTCGGCCTCCGAGGCCAGGGCCGCGGGGAAGGCGGAGGGGTCGGTGGCGGAGACGAGCAGCCACGAGCGCGAGAGGCGGGCGGGCAGCGCGGCGGCGCGCTGGTTGCGGTAGGGGGACACCGTGGTCCTTTCGGGGAGGTGCGGACGGATCGGCCCGGCCGGACGGCGCCGGCCGGGCTCCGGAGCTGACCAGTCTAGGCCGCTCCCGCCCCGCGTGCCCGCGGGGCCCGGCGCGGGCCCCGCCGGGCTCAGGCCGGCAGCGGGGTGTGCGCGGGCGCCACGCGCTCGGCCTCCGGCACGGGCCCGGGTGCGGTGCCCTCGCCGAACGGGGAACCGCCCAGGGACTCCCGCCCGTGCGGGTCGAGCCAGTTCTCCAGCGCCGGGCCCGCCGGCACGATCTGCGAGGGGTTGATGTCCTCGTGGACCACGTAGTAGTGCTGCTTGATCTGCTCGAAGTCGACCGTGTCCCCGAAGCCGGGCGTCTGGAACAGGTCGCGGGCGTAGGCCCACAGGTTCGGCATCTCGGTGAGCTTGTGGCGGGAGCACTTGAAGTGGCCGTGGTAGACGGGGTCGAAGCGCACGAGCGTGGTGAACAGCCGCACGTCCGCCTCGGTGATGTGCTCGCCCATGAGGTAGCGGCGGGTCGCGAGCCGCTCCTCGAGCCCGTCGAGCGCGGCCCACAGGCGGGCGTAGGCCTTCTCGTAGGCCTGCTGGGACCCGGCGAAGCCGCACCGGTACACGCCGTTGTTGACCTCCGTGTACACGTGGTGCATCACCTGCCGCATCTCCTCCTCGAGCGCGGCGGGCCACAGGTCGGGCGCGCCCTCGCGGTGGTGCTCGGTCCACTCCTTGGCGAAGTCCTCGGTGATCCGCGGGAAGTCGTTGGTGACCACCTGGCCGGTCGCGATCTCCACGACCGCGGGCACGGTGATGCCCCGGGGGTAGTCGGGGAAGCGGGCGAAGTACGCCTGCTGGAGCCGCTCGATCCCCAGCACCGGGTCCTTCCCGCCGGGGTCGAGGTCGAAGGTCCACGAGCGGGCGTCGTGGACGGGTCCGGGCAGACCCACCGAGACGGCGTCCTCGAGGCCCAGCAGCCGCCGCACGATGAGCGTGCGGTTGGCCCAGGGGCAGGCCCGGGCGGCGACCAGGCGGTACCGGCCGGCCTCCACCGGCCAGGCCCTGGCCCCCTCGGGCAGCTGCGCCCGGGCGGGGTCGCGGACGATCCGGTCCTCGATGTAGGCGGTGTCGCGGGTGAACTCCTCGCCCGGGTGCACGTAGGCCCCTGCCGTGCTGTGCTGGGAGTCCTTGGTGCTGCGCTCTGACATGATCGCTCCTGGGGGTCTCGGGTGGGGTCGGACGGGCGGCGGACCCCAATTTTGATGATATGTCACCAATGGCACGGGCGCCAGGGGCGGACGTCGGAGCCGCGGTCTACAGTGGAGACGATCCCATCCCCGACACCCCCGGACCACCCGCCATGAGCACCCACGGCCACGAGCCCGAGTACGGCCAGCGCCTCGGCCCCGAGCAGCTCGCCGCCCGCGCCGCGGCACGCCCCGCCGCACCGCGCACCACCTCGCCCCGGGCCGCCCGCCGGATGGTCCGCGGACTGTCCTTCACGCTCGTGCTGCTGGGCCTGCTGCTCGGGGCGGGGCTGGCCGCCGCCGGCGCGGGCCGGTGGGCGGCGGCAGGACTCCCGCTCGTGCTCGCCGGCGCCGCCGGCTTCACCGCCGTCCAGGCCCAGCTGCACCCCGCCCTGCGCGATCCCGGCACCGCCCCCCTGCGCTCGCGCTCGAAGCTGTGGCTGATCCCGGCCGCCCTGCTGGCGGCCGGCGCGGCCTGCCTCGCAGCCGTCTTCGCGGTGGGCCCGGCCCCGGCCGGCACCCCGGAGGGGGCGCTCGCGGAGCAGTGGGTGAGCGTCCTCGTCGTCTCGGGCGCCACGCTCGTCGTGGCCGCGGGACTGGGCGCCGGGCTCGTGGCGACGACCTCGTTCACGCGCCCGGACGACGACGACGACTCGCCGCTGCGCCCGACCGGCTACGCCGAGGCGCTGCGGCGGCGGCCGGCCGCCTCCGCGGCCGAGCTCTACGACCCGGGGTGGGTCTCCCGCGCGCAGCGCCACGGCCGCCGGGACGACCGCGGCACGGGCCCGGCCGGCGGGCCGGATGGGCAGTCACCGGATCAGGGTGGGCCGCAGGACCCGGCTTGACGATTGTTGATACGTCAATATAATATGAGGCCTTCCCCGACCCGAGGAGAGTCCCGCATGAGCCCGCCCGCATCCGCCGAGCCCGCAGACGTCGACTGGCTCAGCGACGAGGAGCAGCGCGTGTGGCGCGCGTTCCTGGCCCTCTCGCGCGGCATGGCCACGGCGATCGACCGCCAGCTCACCCGGGACAGCTCGCTCTCCAGCTCCGAGTACGAGGTCCTCGTCCTGCTCTCCGAGAGCCCCACGGGCGTGGTGCGCTCCCGCGACCTGCTGCACGGGCTCGGCTGGGAGCGCAGCCGGCTCTCCCACCTGCTCTCGCGGATGGCCCGGCGAGGGCTGCTCGAGCGCCTGACCTGCGACACCGACGCCCGCGGGCTCGACGTCCGGCTCACCGCCGAGGGCCGTCGCGCCATCGAGGCCGCCGCGCCGGGACACCTGGAGACGGTGCGTGCGGCGCTGATCGACCAGCTCGCCCCCGAGGAGATGGACGCACTGCTGTCCGTGGCGCACAAGGTGCTGCCGCGCCTGCGCGAGCTGGGCCTGGCCTGACCCGATCCGCACCCCGCCGCCCCTGGGCGCGGGGTCCCGCGGTGGCGGCGGCCCCCGCGGGCGACGGCGCCGGCGTGGGCACTCGCGGCAGGCGTGGGATCTCGCGGAACCGGCCGGGGCGTGCGGGCATGGGACGGGCCCTGCCGCATGGGGGGATCGGCAGGGCCCGTCAGGCGTCCCTATCGGGGGAACGGGACACCGGGTCGCCGGCAGGAACCATCCGGGTGCCGATGGGGGGATCGCACCCGGGCCAACGCCGGCGACACCTTTACTTTAGACGCAGGGTGGTGCCCGGGCAAGCTGGTCGGTGAATTTTCATATTCTGTTAACCAGCGCGGGCGGGCGGTGGTCCCGCGGCCGCAACCGCGGGACCACCGCCCGCCGACAAGGGCCGATGCCGGCCCGGGGGCCGGACTACTTGGTCTGGCCCTCCTTGGCGAGGACGTAGTCGTAGACGACCTCCTCGCCGGCCCCGCCGTCGGTGCGCGGCTTCGGGTCGAGCATCAGCTCGGGCTTGACCGCCGAGGCGATGTCGTCCTCGTTGTGCGGGTCGCCCGGGAAGTACAGCTGCTGGGTGACCAGCTGGTGGCCCGGGGCCGAGACCTTGATGTGGATGTGCGCCGGGCGCCAGGCGTGCCACCCGGCCGCGGCGATCAGCTGCCCGCAGGCCCCGTCGGTGGGGATCTGGTAGGGGGCCGGGCGCATCGTGTTGATCTCGAAGTAGCCGTTCTCGTCGGCCTTCACGGTCCCGCGGAACAGCCACTCCGGCAGCCCCGGGGCGTACTGGGAGTAGAACCCGGCCGCGTCGGCGTGCCAGATCTCCACCTGGGCGTCCTTGATCGGGTTGCCCTC carries:
- a CDS encoding HpcH/HpaI aldolase/citrate lyase family protein, with the protein product MSPYRNQRAAALPARLSRSWLLVSATDPSAFPAALASEADSVIFDLEDAVPAEGKEQARHDVVEALNAGASAWVRINDISTPYWEEDLAALSRVEHLRGIVLAKTEHPDHITKTAMMAAAGTPVVALIESAVGLVNANDIARAPGVFRLAFGVGDFRRDTGTSADPMALAFARSTLVVASRVGELPGPIDGPSVGAAGEELAAACEVTHSMGMTGKLCLDPAQTDGINRALAPSDQEITWARELIAKHDAGATVGDGSYLPRLARARKVSELAQTYGLWNR
- a CDS encoding glutathione S-transferase family protein codes for the protein MSERSTKDSQHSTAGAYVHPGEEFTRDTAYIEDRIVRDPARAQLPEGARAWPVEAGRYRLVAARACPWANRTLIVRRLLGLEDAVSVGLPGPVHDARSWTFDLDPGGKDPVLGIERLQQAYFARFPDYPRGITVPAVVEIATGQVVTNDFPRITEDFAKEWTEHHREGAPDLWPAALEEEMRQVMHHVYTEVNNGVYRCGFAGSQQAYEKAYARLWAALDGLEERLATRRYLMGEHITEADVRLFTTLVRFDPVYHGHFKCSRHKLTEMPNLWAYARDLFQTPGFGDTVDFEQIKQHYYVVHEDINPSQIVPAGPALENWLDPHGRESLGGSPFGEGTAPGPVPEAERVAPAHTPLPA
- a CDS encoding MarR family winged helix-turn-helix transcriptional regulator, whose translation is MSPPASAEPADVDWLSDEEQRVWRAFLALSRGMATAIDRQLTRDSSLSSSEYEVLVLLSESPTGVVRSRDLLHGLGWERSRLSHLLSRMARRGLLERLTCDTDARGLDVRLTAEGRRAIEAAAPGHLETVRAALIDQLAPEEMDALLSVAHKVLPRLRELGLA